The following are encoded together in the Corticium candelabrum chromosome 1, ooCorCand1.1, whole genome shotgun sequence genome:
- the LOC134190629 gene encoding jerky protein homolog-like: MVLSAALKRSACVWCLASRKARVFFAKLYPDADPESFKGSTGWLRKFNLRHGIKNTALRGEILSADMSAVGSFREELQKLVESEGYSRDQIFNADETGLWWRLTPSSSLNSAGKTRAANFKKAKDRVTLLACANASGTHRLPLMLINKSQKPRCFKHMDMNNLPVHYYAQNKSWMDCRLFTEWFHERFVPSVRKFCRDKGIEEKALLLVDNAPSHPSSATLHSEDGRVKTLFLPPNTTSVIQPMDQGVLDPGKKRYKRKLLSHIIMENESPHLSVPEILQKVTLKNVVYWISAAWNEASNDSLRKAWKHLLPESDTPETSEDSTPSSEVCSDMVDMAAPLGPDVQEAFAEWFDSDSSDAGHQIMEDDEIVADALAQGNSDDESEEEEAMEDCRSVTPHEAFNALETSLLWLESQNTDPAHLLLVKKWRDTAARMRQESLRQTSITSFLYRTE; the protein is encoded by the coding sequence ATGGTTTTGTCAGCAGCGCTCAAAAGGAGCGCCTGTGTCTGGTGTCTTGCTTCAAGAAAAGCACGAGTATTTTTTGCGAAGCTCTACCCTGATGCTGACCCAGAGAGTTTCAAGGGCAGCACAGGATGGCTCCGGAAGTTCAACCTGCGTCATGGCATAAAGAACACGGCATTGCGTGGTGAGATTTTGTCAGCGGATATGTCAGCTGTTGGTTCATTTCGTGAGGAACTTCAGAAGCTGGTGGAGAGCGAGGGATATTCCCGGGATCAAATCTTCAATGCGGATGAGACAGGATTATGGTGGCGACTAActccttcttcatctttgaACTCTGCAGGCAAAACACGGGCTGCTAACTTCAAGAAGGCCAAAGACCGTGTCACTCTTCTTGCTTGTGCTAATGCCTCTGGAACACACCGTCTTCCATTGATGCTCATTAATAAAAGTCAGAAACCAAGGTGCTTCAAGCATATGGATATGAACAATCTTCCTGTCCATTATTATGCTCAGAATAAGTCATGGATGGACTGCAGGCTGTTTACTGAGTGGTTCCATGAACGGTTTGTACCATCTGTCAGAAAGTTCTGCCGTGACAAAGGGATTGAGGAGAAGGCACTTCTGTTGGTGGACAATGCACCATCTCATCCATCTTCAGCAACACTTCATTCTGAGGATGGCAGGGTGAAAACACTATTTTTGCCACCCAATACAACATCTGTGATCCAACCAATGGATCAAGGTGTTCTAGACCCAGGTAAGAAACGGTACAAACGTAAGTTGCTATCACACATCATCATGGAAAATGAGTCTCCTCATTTGTCTGTGCCTGAGATCCTCCAGAAAGTCACCTTAAAGAATGTTGTCTACTGGATCTCGGCTGCTTGGAATGAAGCATCAAATGACAGTTTGCGCAAGGCATGGAAGCATTTGCTGCCTGAGTCTGACACACCTGAAACATCTGAAGATTCTACTCCAAGCAGTGAGGTATGCAGTGACATGGTGGACATGGCTGCCCCTTTGGGACCTGATGTTCAAGAAGCTTTTGCCGAATGGTTTGATTCAGATTCGAGTGATGCAGGCCACCAGATCATGGAAGACGATGAGATTGTGGCAGATGCACTAGCACAGGGCAACAGTGACGATGAGAGTGAAGAGGAGGAGGCCATGGAAGACTGTCGTTCAGTCACACCTCATGAAGCTTTCAATGCCCTGGAGACCTCACTGCTGTGGCTTGAATCTCAAAACACTGATCCAGCTCATCTCCTTCTTGTGAAGAAATGGCGTGACACTGCGGCTCGGATGAGACAGGAATCACTGAGGCAAACATCCATTACTTCTTTTTTGTACAGAACTGAATGA
- the LOC134180294 gene encoding uncharacterized protein LOC134180294 — MLAPFDYVVPRCLHKIVDTLRVSLIQDRLRADELINREEYNRLSALPIEEDRARLLLNEILPKKGPEAYGKFRAILLSVVGQEHIVRDILDPMESRPQIAEAPWPVAAASRARSSRSSRSNCRDEDEAPQHQSCTAAPPAKKRTISSSVNTGLSSSDDTSSSYSDDEDLIHPHLDKHVTLQHVNAVKKWGNERWRQIGRALKFSDTDLADIASQFNHDGDKEKLHQVIHKWILKYGKKATLRTLLKACRNPEVGIKGKVIDEINGYEKRRQTKKQQKRHESNV; from the exons ATGCTTGCTCCTTTCGATTACGTTGTACCTCGTTGCCTACATAAAATAGTTGATACCCTTAGGGTTAGTCTGATACAAGATCGCTTACGAGCTGACGAGCTGATCAACAGAGAAGAATACAACAGACTTTCTGCACTTCCGATCGAAGAGGACAGGGCTCGTCTGTTGCTCAACGAGATCCTACCTAAAAAGGGACCTGAAGCATACGGCAAATTTCGTGCCATCCTACTGAGTGTGGTTGGACAAGAGCACATCGTCAGAGACATCTTGGATCCCATGGAAAGCCGGCCGCAGATTGCAGAGGCACCATGGCCAGTTGCAGCTGCCTCACGTGCACGCTCTTCTAGATCTAGCAGATCCAACTGCAGAGACGAGGATGAGGCTCCACAGCACCAGTCTTGTACTGCTGCACCTCCTGCAAAGAAACGGACAATCTCATCGTCTG TGAATACAGGTTTATCTAGCAGTGATGACACCAGTAGCTCGTACAGTGATGATGAAG ACTTAATTCATCCTCACCTTGATAAACATGTCACTTTGCAACATGTCAATGCTGTCAAAAAATGGGGCAATGAACGTTGGCGCCAAATTGGCCGAgctttgaaattcagtgaCACGGACCTTGCTGACATAGCATCTCAATTTAACCACGATGGTGACAAGGAAAAGCTTCATCAAGTTATACACAAATGGATACTAAAATATGGCAAAAAGGCCACCTTACGGACATTGCTCAAAGCTTGCAGGAATCCTGAAGTAGGGATTAAAGGCAAAGTCATTGACGAAATCAATGGCTACGAGAAAAGAAGGCAAACCAAGAAACAGCAGAAGAGACATGAGTCAAACGTATAA
- the LOC134180306 gene encoding acylpyruvase FAHD1, mitochondrial-like, whose protein sequence is MAGRAAVDVRAFASFGRKIVAVGRNYREHAAELGNTVPTVPLIFLKPPSSYLGEGNSIIVPDGCSELHHEVELGVVIGKPGRTIPESHAMDHVAGYALALDMTARDLQTAAKKAGAPWTLAKGYDTFCPISRFITKDELACPENTQLWLKVDGTMKQDGNTKDMVFTIPHLIGYISRIMSLETGDLILTGTPSGVGPVVSGQTITAGLGDILEMKFSVA, encoded by the exons ATGGCTGGACGAGCGGCTGTTGACGTGAGAGCGTTTGCCAGCTTTGGTCGGAAGATTGTAGCTGTTGGACGCAACTACCG AGAACACGCTGCTGAGCTGGGTAACACGGTTCCTACTGTTCCTCTTATTTTCCTGAAGCCTCCGTCTTCTTATCTGGGAGAAGGAAATTCTATCATA GTCCCTGATGGTTGTTCTGAACTTCACCACGAAGTTGAACTGGGCGTCGTTATTGGTAAACCTGGACGTACAATTCCTGAATCACATGCAATGGATCACGTGGCAGGTTATGCTCTTGCATTGGACATGACAGCAAGAGACCTTCAGACAGCTGCAAAGAAGGCCGGTGCCCCATGGACACTTGCCAAAGGTTATGACACATTCTGTCCAATCAGCAGGTTCATTACGAAGGATGAGTTAGCATGTCCCGAGAACACTCAGCTTTGGTTGAAGGTCGATGGCACTATGAAACAGGACGGAAATACAAAGGACATGGTATTTACTATTCCTCACTTAATCGGTTATATTAGTCGTATCATGAGTCTTGAGACTGGTGACCTGATTCTGACTGGTACACCATCAGGAGTCGGTCCTGTTGTCTCAGGCCAGACAATAACAGCTGGTCTTGGAGACATACTTGAAATGAAATTCTCTGTTGCTTAG
- the LOC134191872 gene encoding leucine-rich repeat-containing protein 20-like: protein MAEDVARVANRCEDAKESKSLDLSSCRLAKMPDAIYHILREIPVVKCNLDDNILRILPRKFCSKFIALQELTLSGNRLTGLPVEMVEMVELRQLDISRNQFTEFPSVIVQLPLLRKAIIKENEIKEIDIDQVREMKSLNELDLRGNPLPMLTSQFLARIDGVTVHV, encoded by the exons ATGGCTGAAGACGTAGCTAGAGTTGCAAACAGATGCGAAGATGCGAAGGAGAGCAAAAGCCTTGATTTGAGTTCCTGCCGATTGGCTAAGATGCCGGACGCAATCTATCACATTTTACGGGAGATTCCGGTAGTAAAATGCAACCTGGATGACAATATCCTACGAATTCTACCTCGCAAATTTTGCAGCAAATTTATTGCCCTACAAG AACTCACACTGTCAGGCAACAGATTAACTGGACTACCTGTTGAAATGGTAGAAATGGTAGAGTTACGACAACTTGACATTTCAAGAAATCAGTTCACAGAATTTCCCTCTGTTATTGTGCAACTCCCTTTACTGAGAAAGGCTATCATAAAAGAGAACGAAATCAAAGAGATTGACATTGATCAAGTACGTGAAATGAAAAGTCTCAATGAGCTGGACTTGAGGGGAAATCCATTACCAATGCTTACAAGTCAGTTTCTTGCCAGGATTGATGGGGTCACAGTTCACGTTTGA